From the Clupea harengus chromosome 15, Ch_v2.0.2, whole genome shotgun sequence genome, one window contains:
- the LOC105899525 gene encoding fish-egg lectin-like — MGPTRMLDDDSGTECRLLRGLSITMQPDVCLTVTQSCACFPSFPALSDNPPPTTNPFKCFFFVCHAAFRCTHLSGALVQIDVGVGQVFGVNKDDSIYTRLGSSWTQLPGKLKHVTVGPAGVWGANRENHIFKLVGADWVTVPGLLKQIDAGGDQFVAGANHGDAPFCLPKENTVGYSKGNSALNWRHIPGSLKYYSCGPYSCWGVNKHDQIYVRKGVNSFNCEGDGHWQHIPGGLSMIEVGSDGSVYGVNSAGDVFRRDSTSACKPEGTGWSHIPLYNGQVKHVSYDLGHLWLILKNDAIYDCTEH; from the exons ATGGGGCCTACCAGGATGTTGGATGATGACTCAGGGACCGAGTGCAGGCTGCTGCGCGGTCTCAGTATAACCATGCAGCCGGACG TTTGTCTGACTGTTACTCAATCCTGTGCATGTTTTCCATCTTTCCCTGCTCTGtctgacaaccccccccccaccaccaacccatttaagtgttttttttttgtttgtcatgCAGCATTTAGATGTACACATCTCTCTGGTGCCCTGGTGCAGATTGATGTAGGTGTTGGACAAGTGTTCGGGGTCAACAAAGACGACAGCATCTACACAAGGCTTGGATCGTCATGGACACAGTTGCCAGGCAAACTGAAGCATGTCACCGTAGGACCTGCAGGAGTCTGGGGAGCCAACAGAGAGAATCACATCTTTAAACTTGTTGGGGCTGATTGGGTGACTGTACCTG GGCTCTTGAAGCAGATTGATGCTGGTGGAGACCAGTTTGTGGCAGGAGCTAATCATGGCGATGCCCCCTTCTGTCTTCCAAAGGAGAACACAGTTGGTTACAGTAAAGGAAACAGTGCTTTGAACTGGCGCCATATTCCTGGCAGCCTGAAGTACTACAGCTGTGGTCCTTATAGCTGCTGGGGTGTTAACAAACATGATCAAATATATGTGAGGAAG GGGGTGAACTCCTTTAATTGTGAGGGGGACGGTCACTGGCAGCACATTCCAGGAGGCCTGTCTATGATCGAGGTGGGAAGTGACGGATCTGTCTATGGAGTGAATTCTGCAGGAGACGTGTTCCGCAG GGATTCCACGTCTGCCTGTAAACCTGAAGGTACCGGCTGGAGCCACATTCCTCTCTACAACGGACAGGTGAAACATGTGTCCTATGATCTGGGCCATCTCTGGCTCATCCTGAAGAATGATGCCATCTACGACTgcactgagcactga